One genomic region from Branchiostoma lanceolatum isolate klBraLanc5 chromosome 7, klBraLanc5.hap2, whole genome shotgun sequence encodes:
- the LOC136438831 gene encoding protein-glutamine gamma-glutamyltransferase K-like isoform X1 yields MPRRSRRQAAARASNRLRDYYRGVTPGVGRRRHGSEDSTYSGGDSNLHKPTARNTGRFAVLNPDKRRQNKVIKHLEKPEVPPEKDEQLKVAKIDFRTTGNRIAHHTDEFEKQALIVRRGQLFDIGLELNRPYSSAKDKIILEFRIGRYPKPSKGTLIKVTLGTEKLTTSKWGAKLDQASGNFVGIRVMSPADAIVGKFDFYVQTEHEGTKFRTAKDDKNAVIVLFNPWCREDQVYVDDKKKLEEYVLNETGFIYVGSKQRIRGRPWNFGQFDDPVLDASLYLLDRARMAYTSRWNPINITRVLTAQINSLDDDGVLVGNWSGDYDDGVEPWVWNGSVKILEQFLETKESVQYGQCWVFSGITTSVLRCLGIPARSVTNFGSAHDTDANLTVDYHFDDKDEPIEDLNNDSIWNFHVWNECWMARPDLPAGYGGWQAFDSTPQETSEGQYCCGPASLMAIKNGHVYYGYDTKFIFAEVNADRIYWKVPEDGDDWEQLRVEKYSVGCHISTKMAGSDQREDITHLYKHPEGTELERVAVREAVEHGNRPGTYVDRSVPEDVTFDIETDDDVDIGEDFSVRVKLTNKSDQERYVTMYLTAQAMYYTGVSLGKFWNQRFTVRLTPNGDGEVEGRIDADLYVPRLVDQGGIKFFLMGHVRETQQSFAGQHDFRLGVPDLILKVSDKDRIINIGQEFHVNVSFKNPINTALTKSAFYFEGPGLTADDKVIHHSDIGPRENATAVVKLKPKKKGKRKLVVSFTSKQLQQVCGECVLNIV; encoded by the exons ATGCCAAGGAGAAGTAGGAGACAAGCGGCTGCCCGAGCCTCCAACCGGCTCAGAGATTACTACAGAGGTGTGACCCCCGGTGTGGGCAG GCGCAGACATGGCTCGGAAGATTCCACGTACAGCGGGGGTGATAGCAACCTGCACAAACCTACGGCCAGGAACACAGGGCGGTTCGCGGTCCTCAACCCGGACAAACGGCGACAGAACAAGGTCATCAAACATCTGGAGAAGCCCGAAGTACCCCCAgagaaag ATGAGCAGCTGAAGGTCGCCAAGATCGACTTCCGGACGACGGGCAACCGCATCGCGCACCACACTGACGAGTTTGAGAAGCAAGCGCTGATCGTGCGGCGGGGGCAGCTGTTTGACATCGGTCTGGAACTCAACAGGCCCTACAGTTCCGCAAAGGACAAGATAATCTTGGAGTTCAGAATTG GAAGGTACCCCAAACCCAGCAAGGGCACCCTCATCAAGGTCACCTTGGGAACAGAAAAGCTGACCACCAGCAAATGGGGGGCCAAGCTGGACCAGGCCTCCGGGAACTTTGTGGGCATCCGGGTCATGTCCCCGGCAGACGCCATTGTCGGGAAATTCGACTTCTACGTGCAGACAGAACACGAGGGAACAAAGTTCCGCACAGCAAAGGATGACAAGAACGCTGTCATCGTTCTGTTCAACCCCTGGTGCAGAG AGGACCAGGTCTACGTTGATGACAAGAAGAAGCTTGAGGAGTACGTGTTGAACGAGACAGGATTCATCTACGTGGGGAGTAAACAGCGCATCCGGGGACGTCCTTGGAACTTTGGCCAG TTTGACGACCCAGTGCTGGACGCATCCCTCTACCTGCTGGACCGTGCACGGATGGCGTACACGTCTCGCTGGAACCCGATCAACATCACACGCGTCCTGACTGCTCAG ATCAACTCCCTGGACGATGACGGCGTCCTGGTGGGTAACTGGTCGGGAGACTACGACGACGGAGTGGAGCCGTGGGTGTGGAACGGCAGCGTGAAGATTCTGGAGCAGTTTCTCGAGACGAAGGAGAGCGTACAGTACGGACAGTGCTGGGTGTTCTCCGGAATCACCACTTCAG TGCTGCGTTGTTTGGGAATCCCAGCCAGGAGCGTGACCAACTTCGGTTCTGCCCACGACACTGACGCTAACCTCACCGTGGACTATCACTTCGATGATAAGGACGAGCCGATCGAGGACCTGAACAATGACTCCATCTG GAACTTCCATGTGTGGAACGAGTGTTGGATGGCGCGCCCCGACCTCCCGGCGGGATACGGCGGGTGGCAGGCTTTCGACTCTACTCCTCAGGAAACAAGTGAAG GACAGTACTGTTGCGGGCCAGCCTCGCTCATGGCTATCAAGAATGGCCACGTTTACTACGGCTATGACACCAAGTTCATTTTCGCGGAGGTGAACGCCGACCGGATCTACTGGAAGGTTCCGGAGGACGGGGATGACTGGGAACAGCTCCGCGTGGAGAAGTACTCGGTAGGCTGCCACATCAGCACCAAGATGGCAGGGTCAGATCAACGGGAGGACATCACTCATCTGTACAAACATCCGGAAG GCACGGAGCTCGAGCGGGTGGCAGTACGGGAAGCGGTGGAACACGGCAATCGTCCGGGAACCTACGTCGACCGGTCGGTACCTGAGGATGTGACCTTTGATATCGAGACCGACGACGATGTAGATATAG GTGAGGACTTCAGCGTACGCGTGAAGCTGACCAACAAGAGCGACCAGGAGCGCTACGTGACCATGTACCTCACCGCCCAGGCTATGTACTACACCGGGGTCTCCCTCGGCAAGTTCTGGAACCAGAGATTCACCGTCCGGCTTACGCCAAATGGAG ATGGGGAAGTTGAGGGCCGCATCGACGCAGATCTGTATGTCCCCCGGCTGGTAGACCAGGGCGGGATCAAGTTTTTCCTGATGGGGCACGTCAGGGAGACGCAGCAGTCGTTCGCCGGGCAGCACGACTTCAGACTGGGGGTGCCTGATCTCATCCTCAAG GTGTCTGACAAGGACAGAATCATCAACATCGGCCAGGAGTTTCATGTCAACGTGTCATTCAAGAACCCCATCAACACCGCTCTGACCAAGTCCGCCTTCTACTTCGAGGGTCCGGGACTGACCGCGGACGACAAGGTCATCCACCACAGCGACATCGGACCGAGGGAGAACGCCACGGCCGTGGTGAAACTCAAGCCGAAGAAGAAGGGGAAGAGGAAGCTGGTGGTCAGCTTCACGTCCaagcagctgcagcaggtgtGCGGAGAATGCGTTCTCAACATCGTCTGA
- the LOC136438831 gene encoding protein-glutamine gamma-glutamyltransferase K-like isoform X2 — translation MGQCLSREEWHDIVWRGYEKEERPAKPDAVDGGLTVDKAVDWDGECHTWKPPPTACCTSYNWEGTEYTFCDEQLKVAKIDFRTTGNRIAHHTDEFEKQALIVRRGQLFDIGLELNRPYSSAKDKIILEFRIGRYPKPSKGTLIKVTLGTEKLTTSKWGAKLDQASGNFVGIRVMSPADAIVGKFDFYVQTEHEGTKFRTAKDDKNAVIVLFNPWCREDQVYVDDKKKLEEYVLNETGFIYVGSKQRIRGRPWNFGQFDDPVLDASLYLLDRARMAYTSRWNPINITRVLTAQINSLDDDGVLVGNWSGDYDDGVEPWVWNGSVKILEQFLETKESVQYGQCWVFSGITTSVLRCLGIPARSVTNFGSAHDTDANLTVDYHFDDKDEPIEDLNNDSIWNFHVWNECWMARPDLPAGYGGWQAFDSTPQETSEGQYCCGPASLMAIKNGHVYYGYDTKFIFAEVNADRIYWKVPEDGDDWEQLRVEKYSVGCHISTKMAGSDQREDITHLYKHPEGTELERVAVREAVEHGNRPGTYVDRSVPEDVTFDIETDDDVDIGEDFSVRVKLTNKSDQERYVTMYLTAQAMYYTGVSLGKFWNQRFTVRLTPNGDGEVEGRIDADLYVPRLVDQGGIKFFLMGHVRETQQSFAGQHDFRLGVPDLILKVSDKDRIINIGQEFHVNVSFKNPINTALTKSAFYFEGPGLTADDKVIHHSDIGPRENATAVVKLKPKKKGKRKLVVSFTSKQLQQVCGECVLNIV, via the exons ATGGGGCAGTGTCTGTCGCGTGAAGAGTGGCACGACATCGTGTGGCGAGGCTACGAGAAGGAGGAGAGGCCGGCAAAACCTGATGCTGTAGACGGCGGACTGACAGTCGACAAAGCCGTGGATTGGGACGGAGAGTGTCACACTTGGAAACCTCCACCCACTGCCTGTTGTACCTCCTATAACTGGGAGGGAACTGAGTATACTTTTTGTG ATGAGCAGCTGAAGGTCGCCAAGATCGACTTCCGGACGACGGGCAACCGCATCGCGCACCACACTGACGAGTTTGAGAAGCAAGCGCTGATCGTGCGGCGGGGGCAGCTGTTTGACATCGGTCTGGAACTCAACAGGCCCTACAGTTCCGCAAAGGACAAGATAATCTTGGAGTTCAGAATTG GAAGGTACCCCAAACCCAGCAAGGGCACCCTCATCAAGGTCACCTTGGGAACAGAAAAGCTGACCACCAGCAAATGGGGGGCCAAGCTGGACCAGGCCTCCGGGAACTTTGTGGGCATCCGGGTCATGTCCCCGGCAGACGCCATTGTCGGGAAATTCGACTTCTACGTGCAGACAGAACACGAGGGAACAAAGTTCCGCACAGCAAAGGATGACAAGAACGCTGTCATCGTTCTGTTCAACCCCTGGTGCAGAG AGGACCAGGTCTACGTTGATGACAAGAAGAAGCTTGAGGAGTACGTGTTGAACGAGACAGGATTCATCTACGTGGGGAGTAAACAGCGCATCCGGGGACGTCCTTGGAACTTTGGCCAG TTTGACGACCCAGTGCTGGACGCATCCCTCTACCTGCTGGACCGTGCACGGATGGCGTACACGTCTCGCTGGAACCCGATCAACATCACACGCGTCCTGACTGCTCAG ATCAACTCCCTGGACGATGACGGCGTCCTGGTGGGTAACTGGTCGGGAGACTACGACGACGGAGTGGAGCCGTGGGTGTGGAACGGCAGCGTGAAGATTCTGGAGCAGTTTCTCGAGACGAAGGAGAGCGTACAGTACGGACAGTGCTGGGTGTTCTCCGGAATCACCACTTCAG TGCTGCGTTGTTTGGGAATCCCAGCCAGGAGCGTGACCAACTTCGGTTCTGCCCACGACACTGACGCTAACCTCACCGTGGACTATCACTTCGATGATAAGGACGAGCCGATCGAGGACCTGAACAATGACTCCATCTG GAACTTCCATGTGTGGAACGAGTGTTGGATGGCGCGCCCCGACCTCCCGGCGGGATACGGCGGGTGGCAGGCTTTCGACTCTACTCCTCAGGAAACAAGTGAAG GACAGTACTGTTGCGGGCCAGCCTCGCTCATGGCTATCAAGAATGGCCACGTTTACTACGGCTATGACACCAAGTTCATTTTCGCGGAGGTGAACGCCGACCGGATCTACTGGAAGGTTCCGGAGGACGGGGATGACTGGGAACAGCTCCGCGTGGAGAAGTACTCGGTAGGCTGCCACATCAGCACCAAGATGGCAGGGTCAGATCAACGGGAGGACATCACTCATCTGTACAAACATCCGGAAG GCACGGAGCTCGAGCGGGTGGCAGTACGGGAAGCGGTGGAACACGGCAATCGTCCGGGAACCTACGTCGACCGGTCGGTACCTGAGGATGTGACCTTTGATATCGAGACCGACGACGATGTAGATATAG GTGAGGACTTCAGCGTACGCGTGAAGCTGACCAACAAGAGCGACCAGGAGCGCTACGTGACCATGTACCTCACCGCCCAGGCTATGTACTACACCGGGGTCTCCCTCGGCAAGTTCTGGAACCAGAGATTCACCGTCCGGCTTACGCCAAATGGAG ATGGGGAAGTTGAGGGCCGCATCGACGCAGATCTGTATGTCCCCCGGCTGGTAGACCAGGGCGGGATCAAGTTTTTCCTGATGGGGCACGTCAGGGAGACGCAGCAGTCGTTCGCCGGGCAGCACGACTTCAGACTGGGGGTGCCTGATCTCATCCTCAAG GTGTCTGACAAGGACAGAATCATCAACATCGGCCAGGAGTTTCATGTCAACGTGTCATTCAAGAACCCCATCAACACCGCTCTGACCAAGTCCGCCTTCTACTTCGAGGGTCCGGGACTGACCGCGGACGACAAGGTCATCCACCACAGCGACATCGGACCGAGGGAGAACGCCACGGCCGTGGTGAAACTCAAGCCGAAGAAGAAGGGGAAGAGGAAGCTGGTGGTCAGCTTCACGTCCaagcagctgcagcaggtgtGCGGAGAATGCGTTCTCAACATCGTCTGA
- the LOC136438831 gene encoding nuclear receptor coactivator 5-like isoform X19, with protein MSKDGKREDSKERDRDDRDRRRPLVSSDTNDPRSINARVFIGNLPTDRMTRQELEDQFSKYGRITACSLHKGFGFVQFSDEQDARESVKGEVGKVIKGFKVDIKMAAEGRRERRPPGGGERGPDRGGPDRGGPDRGGPDRGGPERGGPDRDRDRRRSPPKARDPYGRDPYDPYYDRGPPARRDRSPLRGDDYDERYREYYRSREGDPLLERREDPYADRRDPYALAATAAPGRDAPEERREDPYRGRDDYEERLRAYERYYEEYAQERPLDCEIIVVQKAQRNYAEMVERRLRDLRLLTDLIFLNEQVTLAQALDDVSRRGVLYAVIVTSQHEMHRSVTLNILHGTPQEHRNMPLDDSMQLVARNFERYMQDLRERQAAERASSAGAPAAAAAENSATIPQLLNLLADGRQVTTDEIGRVIEYLQDRRSRLLQMQGGQSGAQPTPAAGAPGPTAPANLGGPPPAVPGVNQQHQQQAELQAKILSILNQDGNAQASQAGPNAQAAAAAAKAAAMASPAGGKPPSLMDLSVQPTGHLKGVPTPQQQAVNQYGMAQRAQPTLPPSSQATSTPSSLNFDNPTVQKALDSLIHSGPNLLKNLSQAGPQQTQTPSTNQTAAHMGQYGGGAQNVTGQYGSPQGMGQYGNPQGQQMGGGQHAMAGGNHQMMGGGMGRNPGGMGAHGQMMGGGMGNSLLGAGPGMPRGPGGPMGGGGMGGQRRY; from the exons ATGAGCAAGGATGGAAAACGGGAGGACTCCAAGGAGAGAGACCGAGATGACCGCGACCGGCGGCGACCGTTGGTCAGCAGCGACACAAACGACCCTAGGTCGATTAATGCCCGAGTGTTCATAGGTAACCTACCTACTGACAGAATGACCCGACAAGAGTTGGAAGACCAGTTTTCGAAATATGGACGTATCACAG CATGTTCCCTTCACAAAGGCTTCGGGTTTGTCCAGTTTTCTGACGAACAGGATGCCAGGGAATCAGTCAAGGGCGAAGTTGGAAAGGTTATAAAAGGGTTCAAAGTTG ATATCAAGATGGCAGCTGAAGGTAGGAGAGAGCGGAGACCACCCGGAGGTGGTGAGCGCGGCCCTGATCGCGGCGGCCCAGATCGTGGCGGGCCAGATCGCGGTGGACCAGATCGCGGTGGGCCAGAGCGCGGCGGCCCTGATCGTGACAGAGATCGCAGACGGTCACCACCCAAAGCCAGAGACCCCTATGGAAG AGACCCATACGATCCCTACTACGACAGGGGACCGCCAGCCCGACGAGACAGGTCACCGCTGCGGGGAGACGACTACGACGAGCGCTACCGAGAGTACTACCGCTCCAGGGAGGGAGACCCCTTGCTAGAAAG ACGGGAGGACCCATACGCCGATAGGAGAGACCCATATGCAC TAGCGGCCACCGCTGCACCTGGCCGAGATGCCCCTGAAG AACGCCGAGAGGACCCTTACCGAGGAAGGGACGACTATGAAGAGCGCCTGCGTGCTTACGAGCGGTACTATGAGGAATACGCCCAGGAACGTCCATTGGACTGTGAGATCATCGTTGTCCAGAAGGCTCAAAG AAACTACGCCGAGATGGTCGAGCGTCGTCTCCGTGACCTGCGTCTTCTCACCGACTTGATCTTCCTGAACGAGCAAGTGACGCTGGCGCAGGCTCTGGACGACGTGTCTCGACGCGGGGTCCTGTACGCGGTCATCGTCACCAGCCAACACGAGATGCACCGCTCCGTCACCCTCAACATCCTGCACGGCACGCCGCAGG AACACAGGAACATGCCGCTAGACGATTCAATGCAACTGGTCGCGCGTAACTTTGAACGTTACATGCAAGACCTGCGTGAACGACAGGCCGCGGAACGAGCGTCGTCAGCAGGGGCTCCCGCTGCCGCCGCCGCCGAAAACAGTGCCACGATCCCCCAGCTCCTGAATTTGCTGGCGGATGGAAGGCAGGTGACGACGGACGAGATCGGACGAGTCATTGAGTATTTGCAGGACCGCCGCAGCCGGCTTCTTCAGATGCAAGGAGGACAGTCGGGGGCTCAGCCAACCCCTG CTGCCGGAGCTCCTGGCCCAACGGCCCCAGCTAACCTTGGAGGGCCGCCGCCCGCTGTCCCAGGCGTGAACCAACAACACCAACAGCAAGCTGAGCTCCAGGCCAAGATCCTCAGCATCCTCAACCAAGACGGAAACGCACAGGCGTCTCAAGCAGGACCCAACGCGCAAGCAGCCGCTGCCGCTGCGAAGGCAGCCGCCATGGCCTCACCAGCGGGAGGGAAACCTCCGTCCCTCATGGATTTATCCGTACAGCCAACCGGGCACTTGAAGGGCGTGCCGACGCCGCAACAACAGGCTGTCAATCAGTACGGGATGGCGCAACGAGCCCAGCCCACGCTACCACCCAGCAGCCAGGCCACCAGCACCCCAAGCAGCCTCAACTTCGACAACCCGACCGTTCAGAAGGCGCTCGACAGCCTGATCCACTCAGGGCCGAACCTGCTGAAGAATCTGAGCCAGGCCGGGCCGCAGCAGACACAGACTCCAAGCACCAACCAGACGGCTGCTCACATGGGGCAGTACGGCGGCGGCGCGCAGAACGTGACCGGGCAGTACGGCTCCCCCCAGGGGATGGGGCAATACGGGAACCCCCAGGGGCAGCAGATGGGTGGGGGGCAGCACGCCATGGCGGGGGGGAACCACCAGATGATGGGTGGGGGGATGGGCAGAAATCCTGGAGGCATGGGGGCGCACGGTCAGATGATGGGTGGTGGGATGGGGAACAGTTTGCTTGGGGCAGGGCCGGGAATGCCCCGGGGGCCAGGGGGGCCTATGGGAGGCGGAGGGATGGGTGGCCAGCGACGTTACTGA
- the LOC136438831 gene encoding nuclear receptor coactivator 5-like isoform X16, producing MSKDGKREDSKERDRDDRDRRRPLVSSDTNDPRSINARVFIGNLPTDRMTRQELEDQFSKYGRITACSLHKGFGFVQFSDEQDARESVKGEVGKVIKGFKVDIKMAAEGRRERRPPGGGERGPDRGGPDRGGPDRGGPDRGGPERGGPDRDRDRRRSPPKARDPYGRDPYDPYYDRGPPARRDRSPLRGDDYDERYREYYRSREGDPLLERRLQALKNANYDVLSEPQRREDPYADRRDPYAQRREDPYRGRDDYEERLRAYERYYEEYAQERPLDCEIIVVQKAQRNYAEMVERRLRDLRLLTDLIFLNEQVTLAQALDDVSRRGVLYAVIVTSQHEMHRSVTLNILHGTPQEHRNMPLDDSMQLVARNFERYMQDLRERQAAERASSAGAPAAAAAENSATIPQLLNLLADGRQVTTDEIGRVIEYLQDRRSRLLQMQGGQSGAQPTPAAGAPGPTAPANLGGPPPAVPGVNQQHQQQAELQAKILSILNQDGNAQASQAGPNAQAAAAAAKAAAMASPAGGKPPSLMDLSVQPTGHLKGVPTPQQQAVNQYGMAQRAQPTLPPSSQATSTPSSLNFDNPTVQKALDSLIHSGPNLLKNLSQAGPQQTQTPSTNQTAAHMGQYGGGAQNVTGQYGSPQGMGQYGNPQGQQMGGGQHAMAGGNHQMMGGGMGRNPGGMGAHGQMMGGGMGNSLLGAGPGMPRGPGGPMGGGGMGGQRRY from the exons ATGAGCAAGGATGGAAAACGGGAGGACTCCAAGGAGAGAGACCGAGATGACCGCGACCGGCGGCGACCGTTGGTCAGCAGCGACACAAACGACCCTAGGTCGATTAATGCCCGAGTGTTCATAGGTAACCTACCTACTGACAGAATGACCCGACAAGAGTTGGAAGACCAGTTTTCGAAATATGGACGTATCACAG CATGTTCCCTTCACAAAGGCTTCGGGTTTGTCCAGTTTTCTGACGAACAGGATGCCAGGGAATCAGTCAAGGGCGAAGTTGGAAAGGTTATAAAAGGGTTCAAAGTTG ATATCAAGATGGCAGCTGAAGGTAGGAGAGAGCGGAGACCACCCGGAGGTGGTGAGCGCGGCCCTGATCGCGGCGGCCCAGATCGTGGCGGGCCAGATCGCGGTGGACCAGATCGCGGTGGGCCAGAGCGCGGCGGCCCTGATCGTGACAGAGATCGCAGACGGTCACCACCCAAAGCCAGAGACCCCTATGGAAG AGACCCATACGATCCCTACTACGACAGGGGACCGCCAGCCCGACGAGACAGGTCACCGCTGCGGGGAGACGACTACGACGAGCGCTACCGAGAGTACTACCGCTCCAGGGAGGGAGACCCCTTGCTAGAAAG GCGGCTGCAGGCGCTGAAGAATGCCAACTACGACGTGCTGAGCGAGCCCCAGAG ACGGGAGGACCCATACGCCGATAGGAGAGACCCATATGCAC AACGCCGAGAGGACCCTTACCGAGGAAGGGACGACTATGAAGAGCGCCTGCGTGCTTACGAGCGGTACTATGAGGAATACGCCCAGGAACGTCCATTGGACTGTGAGATCATCGTTGTCCAGAAGGCTCAAAG AAACTACGCCGAGATGGTCGAGCGTCGTCTCCGTGACCTGCGTCTTCTCACCGACTTGATCTTCCTGAACGAGCAAGTGACGCTGGCGCAGGCTCTGGACGACGTGTCTCGACGCGGGGTCCTGTACGCGGTCATCGTCACCAGCCAACACGAGATGCACCGCTCCGTCACCCTCAACATCCTGCACGGCACGCCGCAGG AACACAGGAACATGCCGCTAGACGATTCAATGCAACTGGTCGCGCGTAACTTTGAACGTTACATGCAAGACCTGCGTGAACGACAGGCCGCGGAACGAGCGTCGTCAGCAGGGGCTCCCGCTGCCGCCGCCGCCGAAAACAGTGCCACGATCCCCCAGCTCCTGAATTTGCTGGCGGATGGAAGGCAGGTGACGACGGACGAGATCGGACGAGTCATTGAGTATTTGCAGGACCGCCGCAGCCGGCTTCTTCAGATGCAAGGAGGACAGTCGGGGGCTCAGCCAACCCCTG CTGCCGGAGCTCCTGGCCCAACGGCCCCAGCTAACCTTGGAGGGCCGCCGCCCGCTGTCCCAGGCGTGAACCAACAACACCAACAGCAAGCTGAGCTCCAGGCCAAGATCCTCAGCATCCTCAACCAAGACGGAAACGCACAGGCGTCTCAAGCAGGACCCAACGCGCAAGCAGCCGCTGCCGCTGCGAAGGCAGCCGCCATGGCCTCACCAGCGGGAGGGAAACCTCCGTCCCTCATGGATTTATCCGTACAGCCAACCGGGCACTTGAAGGGCGTGCCGACGCCGCAACAACAGGCTGTCAATCAGTACGGGATGGCGCAACGAGCCCAGCCCACGCTACCACCCAGCAGCCAGGCCACCAGCACCCCAAGCAGCCTCAACTTCGACAACCCGACCGTTCAGAAGGCGCTCGACAGCCTGATCCACTCAGGGCCGAACCTGCTGAAGAATCTGAGCCAGGCCGGGCCGCAGCAGACACAGACTCCAAGCACCAACCAGACGGCTGCTCACATGGGGCAGTACGGCGGCGGCGCGCAGAACGTGACCGGGCAGTACGGCTCCCCCCAGGGGATGGGGCAATACGGGAACCCCCAGGGGCAGCAGATGGGTGGGGGGCAGCACGCCATGGCGGGGGGGAACCACCAGATGATGGGTGGGGGGATGGGCAGAAATCCTGGAGGCATGGGGGCGCACGGTCAGATGATGGGTGGTGGGATGGGGAACAGTTTGCTTGGGGCAGGGCCGGGAATGCCCCGGGGGCCAGGGGGGCCTATGGGAGGCGGAGGGATGGGTGGCCAGCGACGTTACTGA